The stretch of DNA CGTTCGAAACGTACGTAGCGGTGCCGGCCGTCGATGGTCACGGTCACCAGTCCTGCTTCGGTGAGCATCTTTACGTGGTAGGAGACGGTGGATGGACCGACGTCTGCGTCGTCTACGAGGTGCGTACACGAAATCTCCCCTGCCCGGGCGATGATCGTCAGCAGGTGTAGTCGCATCGGATCGGCGAGGATGCGCGCGATGCGGGCGACCTTATCGGGGCAAGGGGGCTCGGAGTTCACTGGTCGTTCTCTGTCTGCTCAGTGGTTCGGCGGCGTGGTGATGTCGTGGTCTGCACGAATCAGGAGAGCCATCGCGGCTGCCCCGATGACGGGTCCCAGCGCAAGGGCCAGCAGTGCTGCAGACCAGGACAGGTGTTCGACCAGGACCGGGACCAGCCACAGGGTGAGGGTGGTCGTGAGGTAGCCGAGTGCGAGTTGGATGGACACTGCTCCGCCGACGTAGACCGGATCGGCGTGTTCGGTCACCAGCGCTGAGAATTGCGCCGAGTCGGCGATGACCCAGAATCCCCAGAATACGCAGAGCGCGAGCACGATCGGTAGTGGCGCGGTGTCGAGGATGCTCAGCGCGATCGCTGCGGTTCCCGAGCAGATCAGGCAGATCAGTGCCGATTGTGCCCGACCGTACCGGTCGCTGAGGCGGCCTCCGACGAAGCACCCGATTGCGCCGGCACCGATGCAGGCGAATGAGAGCGCGGACGCGGTCGCGTCGGGGTGGGGGCGGGTGGCGATGGCAGGAAGGGTGGCGAGGAATGTCCCGACCCAAGCCCACATGGCGTAGAGCTCCCACATGTGGCCCATGTAGCCGATGTTTGCGAGAGCGACGTGTTTGTTCCGGAGGCTGGTGATGGCAGCGGTGATGCTGAACGGCTGCCGGGGAAACGGGTACGGGCCGGAGGTGCGCAGTAGCAGGATCAGGCCGCCACCCGCCGCAGTCATGATGGTGGTGGCGGTGATGACGTGCTGCCACTGCACGTCTCCGAACGAGTTGACCAGGTGCGGCAGTGCCGACCCGAGTGTGAGCGCACCGATCATGACTCCGAGTGCGGTGCCGCGCCCGGTTCGGAACCAGGTGGAGACCTCTTTCAATGCCGGCGGATATACCGCGGCGAGGAAGATGCCGGTGAGTAGCCGCAGAGGTATGGCGGCGGCGAGGCCATCGGCGAAGAGTAGGCCGAGGTTGGCGAGGGCGGCGCCGACGGCGCCGCCGAAGATCAGGATGCGGCCGGGTACGGCGTCGGCCAGGCCGGTGGCGGCGGCGGTGACCGCGCCGATGACGAAGCCGAACTGGACGGCGATGGTCAGCAATGACGATGCTGCGGTGGACAAGTTCCAGACCGCCACGAGTTGTGGGACCACGAACGACGCCGAGAACCACACGCTCATCGACAGGAATGTGCTGATGGCGATCAGTGTGAGCGCGGTTGCGGGGCGTTGCGCTGGCGCAGCGGCCGATGTGTGCTCGGGCGCTGGTTGGAGCTCGGCGTCGTATGGGCTCACTACAGCTCGCCTCCGGGGTTCTTACTGCGGTGGGTCAGCCACCGGACACCACCGAGAGCGTCGATCGCCCGGTCCACGGAATCGAACAGGGCGACACCGGCGGCGGCCGCCACGGGCCGGAGCTGTCGAACCAACTCGTCCTGGTTCTCGTCGAATCCGCTCCGCAGCACCAGCGCGAGCGGGATACCACCACGGTCGGCGTTGACGAGGTCCTCGGTCAGCGACCGGACCAGCTTGTTTCCGGGCTCGACGGCCTGCATGTCGAACACGGTGCCGAGGTCGAGAAACGCACAGATCGCGTCGATCGAGTCGTCGGCTGCCACAGTGGAGACGATGGAGCCGGTGAAGCTGCCGGTCTCGTCGAACAGGGACCAGATCGGGATGTCGATCGGATTCGACAGGCTGGTTCCCGGGGCCTCGAACGATGCGAGGCGTTCGCGGGTGGATTCGGCGAACGGTGCCATCTGCAGATTCCACCGGTCGGCACGGTCGGAGCCGACCACGGCGACACCGCCGCCGCTGCCGATCAGGGCAAGATTGTCCCCGTCGAGCGCGGGAACGAATTGCAGGGCGGTGAGGACGTCGAGCAGTTGGTCGAGGTCGTCGACGAGAAGCACTCCTGCTTGGCGGGCGGCATCTTCGAGGAGCTGCGGATCGCTGGCGAGGGCACCGGTGTGCGATGCGGCGGCGGCTCCGCCGGCGGCGGTGCGGCCCCCCTTGAGGAGGACGACGGGCTTGGTCATCGTCCGGGCGAGCCGGAAGAATTCACCGGCCCACCGATCGTCCTCGAGGTAGAACGCGGCAGCGTGCGTCCGCGGATCGGCTTGGCAGAAGGCGAGCAGTTCGGCGGGGCTCACGTCGTCGCAATTGCCGACCGAGCTGACGAAACTGAACTGCAGTCCGAGCTCGGTCCCGCGCCGCAGGATGTCACCGGCGTAGGTGCCGGATTGCGACACTACCGCCAGGTGCCCCTCAGTCGTGCTGGAGGCGTCGGTGCCGATCATGGTCATCCGCTCGTACGGCGTGTAATGGCCGATGCAGTTGGGGCCGAGTACCCGTAAGTCGTTCGTGCTCAGGATGTCGTCGAACCGCGGGGTGTCGGCGGTGAGGATGTGCGCGGTGCGGGTGCCGCGTTCGGCGAGCGCACGCAACGTGTCGGGTACCGCTGCGGCCGGTAGCGCGAGGACCGCGCGATCGATGTTCTCGGGAAGCGCATCGATATCGGGCACGGTCGACACACCGTAGATGCTGGTGTTCTTGCCGCTGATCGGCACGATCTGGCCGGTGTAGCCGAAGTCGACGAGGCTGCGCACCGCTCGGAATCCCATTTTCCGTTCGTCGGCGGAGGCACCGACGATGGCCACAGATCGCGGGTAGATGGCGGGCCGCAAGGCCTCGTAACTGGCAGCTGGATCGGGGACCGGACGAACATGGCATTCGGTGACATCGAGTGCGGTTGCTCGGGCGTCGACGGCGACGATGCGATCGGAGGTGACGACGACCGGGTTGAAGTCGACCTCGGTGATGTCCTCGTTGAGCAGCAGGCCGGACGACCCGCCGACGGCGACGAGCATCTCGACGACGTCGTCGAGGCGCTGCGGGAACCGCTTCTCGATGACCCGTCCGAGTCGGGTGCTCGACACCATCCGCCGGGCCTCGACGGCATCGATCGGGGCCAGGGCGAACACCACATCGTCGAGTGTTTCGATGTCGACACCACCGTGGCCGAACATCACCACCGGGCCGAAGCCGGGTGCGTCGAGACCGCCGACCACGGCTTCGAGACCGGAGTCCACCATGGCCTCGACGGTGACGCCGCGGACCGTGGCACCCATGGCACGCTGCTTCTCGAGGAGCTCGTCGGTGCGGCGGTGGGTGTCCTCCGGCGCCACTCCGAGGAGGACTCCACCGGCTTTGCTCTTGTGGACGACGTTGTCGGCGACCAGTTTCACGGCGACGGGACGGCCGATTGCTACTGCGATCCGGCCGGCGTCGACGCCGTTGGTGGCGAAGGTGACCGCGTTGGCGGCGACGCCGTAGCGGACGGCAAGGTCGCGGACGGCGTCTTCGCGGATTCGTTGGGTCATCGGTCCGCTCCCACCTTGTCGAGTCTGTCCTGCAGGTCGGCGGGTGCATCCGGGTACTGCGGTGGCCGCTTCTGCAGGAAGGACTGCACACCTTCGTCTCCGTCGGGCAGATCGCGGACCACCG from Rhodococcus opacus B4 encodes:
- a CDS encoding MFS transporter, yielding MSPYDAELQPAPEHTSAAAPAQRPATALTLIAISTFLSMSVWFSASFVVPQLVAVWNLSTAASSLLTIAVQFGFVIGAVTAAATGLADAVPGRILIFGGAVGAALANLGLLFADGLAAAIPLRLLTGIFLAAVYPPALKEVSTWFRTGRGTALGVMIGALTLGSALPHLVNSFGDVQWQHVITATTIMTAAGGGLILLLRTSGPYPFPRQPFSITAAITSLRNKHVALANIGYMGHMWELYAMWAWVGTFLATLPAIATRPHPDATASALSFACIGAGAIGCFVGGRLSDRYGRAQSALICLICSGTAAIALSILDTAPLPIVLALCVFWGFWVIADSAQFSALVTEHADPVYVGGAVSIQLALGYLTTTLTLWLVPVLVEHLSWSAALLALALGPVIGAAAMALLIRADHDITTPPNH
- a CDS encoding ArsR/SmtB family transcription factor, whose product is MNSEPPCPDKVARIARILADPMRLHLLTIIARAGEISCTHLVDDADVGPSTVSYHVKMLTEAGLVTVTIDGRHRYVRFERETLCRFIEIITPRSTMTHPTSADEPDE
- a CDS encoding acetate--CoA ligase family protein; amino-acid sequence: MTQRIREDAVRDLAVRYGVAANAVTFATNGVDAGRIAVAIGRPVAVKLVADNVVHKSKAGGVLLGVAPEDTHRRTDELLEKQRAMGATVRGVTVEAMVDSGLEAVVGGLDAPGFGPVVMFGHGGVDIETLDDVVFALAPIDAVEARRMVSSTRLGRVIEKRFPQRLDDVVEMLVAVGGSSGLLLNEDITEVDFNPVVVTSDRIVAVDARATALDVTECHVRPVPDPAASYEALRPAIYPRSVAIVGASADERKMGFRAVRSLVDFGYTGQIVPISGKNTSIYGVSTVPDIDALPENIDRAVLALPAAAVPDTLRALAERGTRTAHILTADTPRFDDILSTNDLRVLGPNCIGHYTPYERMTMIGTDASSTTEGHLAVVSQSGTYAGDILRRGTELGLQFSFVSSVGNCDDVSPAELLAFCQADPRTHAAAFYLEDDRWAGEFFRLARTMTKPVVLLKGGRTAAGGAAAASHTGALASDPQLLEDAARQAGVLLVDDLDQLLDVLTALQFVPALDGDNLALIGSGGGVAVVGSDRADRWNLQMAPFAESTRERLASFEAPGTSLSNPIDIPIWSLFDETGSFTGSIVSTVAADDSIDAICAFLDLGTVFDMQAVEPGNKLVRSLTEDLVNADRGGIPLALVLRSGFDENQDELVRQLRPVAAAAGVALFDSVDRAIDALGGVRWLTHRSKNPGGEL